Within Gemmatimonadaceae bacterium, the genomic segment GCGTCGCCGCCGCAGCCATTGCGCGCGCCGCGACAGCACATTCCACGAACGGTCATGTCTGAGCACTGCCTTTTCTGCCGGATCATCAGACGCGAAGTCGAATCGGATATCATCGCCGAGAACGACGACTGCCTCGCTTTCACGGATGCCGATCCGCAGGCGCCATTTCATGCGCTGGTGGTTCCCAAGGAGCACGTGTCGTCGCTCAATGACGTGGAGGACCCGGCGATGGCGGGCGCGCTCGCGCTGATGGCGGCGCAGATCGCGCGCGACGCCGGCGTGGCCGACAGCGGCTACCGCACGGTGATCAACACCAATGGGAATGGCGGCCAAAGCGTCTTCCATCTTCACCTGCACGTGCTCGGCGGACGCAAGCTCACGTGGCCGCCGGGCTAGGTCTCGCTCGGCGGGATCGTCCCGCCTCGGCGGCTACGCGCGCAAACTACGCGCGCTAAGACGCCGCCTTGGGCGGGACGAGCCCACCGCGAGCGACCTAGCACGGGCTCCGTGGCATGCGGACGCCGGCACGTGCACTCGAGACTCCAGTACGTGCTAAACCGCGGTTTTGGGGAAGGGGCGGAACTGCACGGCGCCACTTTGGTGGGTGCGCGCCAGCGGTGGGGACGGGAACCTTCACGCAACGGCTCCACGAGTTGTGCTACCGGGGCGCTTTTCGGTTGGAATATGGCAGCCAGTCGGAACGGGCCATGGGCTGTCGAAGGCGGCGTCTTAGCGCGCGTAGTTTGCGCGCGTAGCCGCCGCAGACAGCCCATGTGCCGTTCCGACCACCGACCGAAGCCAGCCAAATCCGGCAACCGGAAACCCAAACTCGCCTTAAGCCCGTTGCGTGACTAAGTTTATCAGTCTATCCCAAGCCGGCGCGCAAACGCCAAGAAGGGGGGAGTTAGAGTTTGTCGGAAGTCATAATCCACGAAGATGAGAACTTCGAGCGGGCCCTCAAGCGCTTCAAGAAGAAGTGCGAGAAGGCTGGTATCCTCGCCGATCTCAGAAAGCATCGCCATTACGAAAAGCCCAGCGAGCGACGGAAGCGCAAGATGAACACCGCGATCCGGAAGAATCGGCGGACGCGTCACGTCTGAGATGTCCCAGCTGCAAGCGCGACTCGAGGGCGACCTCGTAGCCGCGAGAAAAGCGCAGGACAAACCAGGGGTGCTGCTGCTCGGCACCGTTCTGTCGGAGATCAAGAACCGGCGCATCGAGCTGCAGCGGCAGCCGAGCGACGAAGACGTAGTCGAGGTGCTCCAGCGGGGAATCAAGAAGCGCCGCGAGTCGATCGAGATGTACACGAAGGGCGCGCGTGAAGATCTCGCCGCGAAGGAGCGGGCGGAGGTCGACGCCCTCCAGAAGTACCTGCCCGAGCAGGTGGGAGACGACGAGATACGAGAGTCCGTTCGCGCGGCAATCGCGGGCGGCGCAACTCAGATGGGAGCCGTGATGGGGAAGGTCGCTCCAGGGTTCAAGGGTCGTGCTGAAGGCTCCCGCATCAACGCAATAGCCCGCGAGGAGCTCGCCAAGCAGGGGTGACACCGCTTCACACGCGCACGACAGCTAATGACGGGTCGAGACCCGGGCGGACGAGAGGATCGTCAGCCCGGGTTTTTGCTTTAGGCAGTTTGCGCGCAGGACGCAGGACGCAGGACGCAGGGCCGTTCAAATGAACCTCCACGGTCGCTCGGTAGTCGAGTTTCCCGCCGTCCTCGAGGTCGTCGCCGGCCGCGCCTCTTCCGCGCTCGGCGCGGAGCGCGTGCGCGCATCGGCGCCGTCCGCGGACCGCGCCTGGATCCAGGCCGAGCACGAGCGAGTCCAGGCGATGCGCTCGCTGATGAGCGGGGACCTCCGCTGGGATCCCGAGTCCATCCCCGACGTGCGCGTGCCCGCCGGGCGCCTGCGCGTAGTGGGAACGTCGCTCGACGCGGCGTCGCTGCTCTCGCTCGCGATTCTCCTGCGCAGCTCCCGCCGCACCATCGCCGCCCTGCGCGACGACAAGCGTCCGGCGATCGCCCGCGCGGTGCTGGACGGGTTCATCCCGCGGCTGCTCAGCGCGCAGCCGATCGAGAGCGCGATCGAGAAAGCCGTCTCGGAGGACGGCGAGATCCGCGACGACGCATCGCCCGCACTCCGCCGCCTCAGGCGCGAGCTGCGAAGCGCCGAGGAGAGCCTGCTCGGCGTGCTGGAGAACGCGATGCGATCGCTCGCGCCGCACCAGCGGGTGGCCGACATGTCCGTCACGATCCGCAACGGCCGGTACGTGATCCCAGTGCGCCGCGACGCGCGCAACGTCATTCGCGGCCTGGTGCACGACACCTCGGCAACGGGCGCGACGCTGTTCGTCGAACCGCCGGCGGCGATCGAGGCGGGGAACCGGATCCGGGAGTTGCAGGGCGAAGAGCTGCGCGAGATCGACAAGATTCTCCGCGAGCTGACCGAGCGCGTCCGTCCGCTCGCCGCGCAGGTCGTGTCCGCGCTCGACGCGCTGGTGGAGCTGGATTCGCTGTACGCCCGCGCGCGCTTTGCCACGGAATTCGACTGCGCCGCGGCGGAGATCGCGGCAGAAAGCGAAGGGTTTTCCATCGTGGCCGGCCGCCACCCGCTGCTGCTGGCGCAGCGCATCGACGTCGTGCCGTTCAGTCTCGAGATGGAGCCCGACGAGCGCACGCTGCTGCTGTCCGGCCCCAACACCGGCGGGAAGACGGTCCTGCTGAAGGCGGTGGGACTCTTTTCGGCGATGGTTCAGTCGGGGATTCCGGCGCCGGTGGCCGACGGCAGCCGCGTGGCGCTGTTCGACGACCTCTTCGCGGACATCGGAGACGAGCAGTCCATCGCCGCGAGTCTCTCGACGTTCAGCGCGCACGTGAAGAACCTCGCCGAGATCCTGCGCGGCGCCACGCCGCGGTCGCTGGTCCTCATCGACGAGCTGGGCTCCGGGACCGACCCGATGGAGGGCGCGGCGCTGGGCGGAGCAATCCTCGAGGAGCTGACCCGGCGCGGCACTTTCACGCTCGCCACCACCCACCTGGGCGCGCTCAAGGAGCTGGCGACGTCCGTGCCGGGAGTGGTGAACGCTTCGCTCGAGTTCGACGCCGCGCGGCTCGCTCCCACGTATCGCCTGGTGAAAGGAATTCCCGGCCGCTCGTACGGTCTGAGCATCGCCCGACGGCTCGATCTTCCCGGCAACGTTCTCGACGCGGCGGAAGAGCGCCTGCCGAAGGGCGAGCGCGACACCAACGCTCTCTTGACCGAGCTGCAGGAGCGGGACGCGAAGCTCGCCGAGCGCGACGCCGAGACGGCGGAGATCGCGGCCGAGGCGCGGGAGCGGCTCGCGAACGTCGCCGCGCGGGAGGGGAGAGTGCGCGAGCGCGAGCGCGAAATCGAGAAGGAGAGCCGGAGCGCCGCGCGCAAGCACCTGCTGGATGCGCGCGCGGCCGTCGAAGAGACTATCCGCGAGCTGCGCGCGACCTCGGCCGCGGCTGTGGAAGACGCCGCCCGGCTCGCGCGCCGCAACATCGAGCAGCTCGCCGGGGAAGAGGCCGCGGCGCTCGAGAGGCTCGAGAGCGAAGACGCCGGCGGGGAAGCTCAACCCGGCCGGCCCGCGGGCGTGCCGGAGCCCGGCGACCTCGTCGAGCTCGGCACTTTCGCCGGCCGCACCGCGAAGCTGCTCGAGCTGCGCGAGGACGACGCGGTGGTCGCACTCGGCTCCATCAAGCTGAACGTTCCGCGCGAGAGCATCCGGAGGGCGGCGATCCAGCTCGTCGCCGGCGAGAAGGTCCCGATCCGCGGTGACATTCCGGAAGTTCACGCGTTGACCGAAGTGGACCTGCGCGGACTGCGCGCGAACGAGGTCGAGGAGGTCGTGATGCAGGCGGTGGACAGCGCCGTCCTCGCCGACCTGAAGGTGCTGCGGATCATTCACGGCAAGGGGACCGGAGCGTTGCGCGAGCGCGTGAACGAGATGCTCCAGAAGGAGCCGCGCGTGGCGGGCTTCCGGCTCGGCGCGTGGAACGAAGGCGGCGCGGGCGTCACCATCGCGGAGCTCGCTTGATCCCGGACGAAGTCGTCGAGCAGGTCCGCGAAGCCGCGGACGTCGTGCAGATCATCGGCGAATACGTGAAGCTCAAGAAGACTGGCGCCGACTACCGCGGGCCGTGCCCGTTTCACCAGGGAACGCACCGCAACTTCTCCGTCTCGCCACGCAAGGGAATCTTCTACTGCTTCGTGTGTCACGAGGGCGGCGACGTCTTCCGGTTCGTGCAGAAGCGGCTCGGCGTCGAGTGGCCGGAAGCCGTGCGCATAGTTGGGCAGAAGGCCGGCGTCGAGGTGAAGGAAGTCGACACGCGGCGCGAGGGGCCGGACGCGCGCGAGCCCTACTGGGAGATCAACGCGGCCGCGGCAGAGTACTTCCGCTCGATGCTGTGGGACGATCCACGCGCGAAGAACGCGCGGGAATATCTCGAGAGCCGGGCGATCCCGCGCGAGCTGGCGCAGGAGATCGGCATCGGGTACGCGCCGTCCGAGATAGGACTCATGCGCACGTATCTCTCCACGCTCGGATTCGACGACGCGCGGATGCTCGACACGGGGCTGCTGGTGCAGCGCGAGGAAGGCACCGAGCCGCGTCCGCGCTTCCGCGACCGGCTCATGTTTCCGATCCTCGACGCGATGGGGCGGCACGTGGGATTCGGCGGGCGGGTGCTGGGCAACGCGGAGCCGAAATACCTGAACTCGCCGGATTCCCCGGTGTTCTCCAAGGGGAAGCTGCTGTACGCGCTCAACTGGGCGAAGAACGAGATCAGGAAGGAAGACC encodes:
- a CDS encoding histidine triad nucleotide-binding protein; the protein is MSEHCLFCRIIRREVESDIIAENDDCLAFTDADPQAPFHALVVPKEHVSSLNDVEDPAMAGALALMAAQIARDAGVADSGYRTVINTNGNGGQSVFHLHLHVLGGRKLTWPPG
- the rpsU gene encoding 30S ribosomal protein S21 codes for the protein MSEVIIHEDENFERALKRFKKKCEKAGILADLRKHRHYEKPSERRKRKMNTAIRKNRRTRHV
- a CDS encoding GatB/YqeY domain-containing protein — translated: MSQLQARLEGDLVAARKAQDKPGVLLLGTVLSEIKNRRIELQRQPSDEDVVEVLQRGIKKRRESIEMYTKGAREDLAAKERAEVDALQKYLPEQVGDDEIRESVRAAIAGGATQMGAVMGKVAPGFKGRAEGSRINAIAREELAKQG
- a CDS encoding Smr/MutS family protein, translating into MNLHGRSVVEFPAVLEVVAGRASSALGAERVRASAPSADRAWIQAEHERVQAMRSLMSGDLRWDPESIPDVRVPAGRLRVVGTSLDAASLLSLAILLRSSRRTIAALRDDKRPAIARAVLDGFIPRLLSAQPIESAIEKAVSEDGEIRDDASPALRRLRRELRSAEESLLGVLENAMRSLAPHQRVADMSVTIRNGRYVIPVRRDARNVIRGLVHDTSATGATLFVEPPAAIEAGNRIRELQGEELREIDKILRELTERVRPLAAQVVSALDALVELDSLYARARFATEFDCAAAEIAAESEGFSIVAGRHPLLLAQRIDVVPFSLEMEPDERTLLLSGPNTGGKTVLLKAVGLFSAMVQSGIPAPVADGSRVALFDDLFADIGDEQSIAASLSTFSAHVKNLAEILRGATPRSLVLIDELGSGTDPMEGAALGGAILEELTRRGTFTLATTHLGALKELATSVPGVVNASLEFDAARLAPTYRLVKGIPGRSYGLSIARRLDLPGNVLDAAEERLPKGERDTNALLTELQERDAKLAERDAETAEIAAEARERLANVAAREGRVREREREIEKESRSAARKHLLDARAAVEETIRELRATSAAAVEDAARLARRNIEQLAGEEAAALERLESEDAGGEAQPGRPAGVPEPGDLVELGTFAGRTAKLLELREDDAVVALGSIKLNVPRESIRRAAIQLVAGEKVPIRGDIPEVHALTEVDLRGLRANEVEEVVMQAVDSAVLADLKVLRIIHGKGTGALRERVNEMLQKEPRVAGFRLGAWNEGGAGVTIAELA